One Desulfolucanica intricata genomic region harbors:
- the hisD gene encoding histidinol dehydrogenase, which yields MIRIIKAGDPALEDIMNRKIAGKEEAAAAVAEVIKEIRAAGDRALCAYTARFDGVNINPGALRVTEPELKAAYDKVEEHILDALRLARDNIAAFHKKQLEKSWFEPEENGVILGQLVRPLERVGIYVPGGTATYPSSVLMNAVPAKVAGVAEIVMATPPGRDGKISPYTLVAAAEAGVTEIYKVGGAQAVAALAYGTETIRPVDKITGPGNLYVTLAKQQVYGQVGIDMLAGPSEVLVVADETANPAYVAADLLSQAEHDVLASAVLLTPDEKLARAVKEEITKQTAKLPRKDIVTRSLADYGAIVITKDLTEAIELANSFAPEHLELVIKEPFSRLGQITNAGAIFLGSHTPEPVGDYLAGPNHVLPTGGTARFYSPLRVETFIKKSSIISYTKEALEQVGDKIINLAQIEGLDAHANAVKVRLPD from the coding sequence TTGATCCGGATTATTAAAGCGGGAGACCCTGCTTTAGAAGATATTATGAACAGAAAAATCGCGGGCAAGGAAGAGGCAGCGGCTGCTGTGGCGGAAGTGATTAAAGAGATACGTGCCGCAGGAGACCGGGCCCTGTGTGCTTATACGGCCCGCTTTGACGGGGTGAACATAAATCCCGGTGCTTTAAGAGTTACTGAACCGGAGTTAAAGGCAGCTTACGATAAGGTAGAAGAACATATTTTGGATGCTTTACGCCTGGCCCGGGATAACATAGCTGCGTTTCACAAAAAACAGCTGGAAAAGTCCTGGTTTGAACCGGAAGAAAACGGTGTTATCCTGGGACAATTGGTGCGCCCGCTGGAACGGGTGGGTATTTACGTACCCGGCGGCACTGCCACCTATCCCTCCTCTGTACTGATGAATGCTGTACCGGCAAAGGTAGCAGGAGTAGCTGAGATTGTCATGGCTACGCCTCCCGGCAGAGACGGAAAAATCAGCCCCTACACATTAGTGGCTGCTGCCGAGGCCGGAGTAACTGAAATATATAAAGTGGGCGGGGCGCAGGCGGTGGCAGCCCTGGCCTATGGAACCGAAACAATTCGCCCGGTGGATAAGATTACCGGTCCCGGAAACCTTTATGTTACCCTTGCCAAGCAGCAGGTCTACGGCCAGGTAGGGATAGATATGCTGGCCGGGCCCAGTGAGGTGCTGGTTGTGGCAGATGAAACAGCCAATCCGGCCTATGTGGCGGCAGATTTACTTTCGCAGGCTGAACATGACGTGCTGGCCTCGGCCGTGCTGCTTACCCCGGATGAAAAACTGGCTCGTGCAGTAAAGGAAGAAATCACTAAACAAACCGCCAAACTCCCCCGCAAGGATATAGTTACCCGTTCACTGGCCGATTACGGGGCAATTGTGATTACCAAAGATTTAACAGAAGCAATAGAATTGGCGAACAGCTTTGCACCGGAACACCTGGAATTGGTAATTAAAGAGCCCTTTAGCCGGCTAGGTCAGATTACCAATGCCGGGGCAATCTTCTTAGGTTCCCATACACCCGAGCCGGTGGGTGACTATCTGGCCGGCCCCAATCATGTACTGCCTACAGGCGGTACTGCCCGGTTCTATTCTCCGTTAAGAGTGGAAACCTTCATTAAAAAATCCAGCATCATTTCCTATACTAAAGAAGCGCTGGAACAAGTAGGCGACAAGATAATTAATTTAGCTCAGATAGAGGGACTTGATGCCCATGCCAATGCTGTAAAAGTAAGACTTCCGGATTAA
- the hisH gene encoding imidazole glycerol phosphate synthase subunit HisH, translated as MIAIIDYGMGNLRSVQKGFEKVGHKAVITRDPQKAAQAKGVVLPGVGAFADAMANLKESGLAQTVLNAAAEGKPFLGICLGQQLLFEAGEEWGLTEGLGIFPGRVRRFPGGNLKVPHMGWNQVEIQKPNPLLEGIPNQSAFYFVHSYYVDPRDPEVTVGITEYGVRFSSFVGRDNIFGIQFHPEKSSILGLKILDNFGRLVKSC; from the coding sequence ATGATAGCAATAATTGACTACGGTATGGGCAACCTGAGGAGCGTCCAAAAAGGCTTCGAAAAGGTAGGCCATAAAGCCGTAATAACCCGGGACCCCCAAAAGGCGGCACAGGCTAAAGGAGTAGTCCTCCCCGGAGTAGGCGCCTTCGCCGATGCCATGGCTAATCTCAAAGAATCCGGTTTGGCGCAAACAGTCCTTAATGCAGCAGCCGAAGGAAAGCCCTTCCTGGGTATCTGCCTGGGACAGCAGCTTCTGTTTGAAGCCGGCGAAGAGTGGGGCTTAACCGAAGGCCTGGGTATCTTTCCCGGGCGGGTAAGACGATTCCCCGGGGGAAACTTAAAAGTGCCCCATATGGGCTGGAACCAGGTAGAAATCCAAAAACCAAACCCGCTTCTGGAGGGGATCCCTAATCAATCAGCCTTCTATTTTGTACATTCCTACTACGTAGACCCGAGAGACCCGGAAGTTACAGTAGGAATAACTGAATACGGCGTGCGTTTTTCCTCCTTTGTCGGGCGGGATAACATATTTGGTATCCAGTTTCACCCCGAAAAAAGCAGTATCCTGGGATTAAAAATATTAGATAACTTTGGGAGGTTGGTAAAATCATGTTAA
- the hisG gene encoding ATP phosphoribosyltransferase, with protein sequence MVASREILTIALPKGTLYKPTLKLLEKAGFNCNELRKDSRQLVFTEEEDGVRYIICRPTDIPTFVEYGAADLGLVGKDTIVEQRKDVYELLDLKYGFCRFVVAVPKGRENLNLESRNHARVATKFPRVAEEYFRGQGLQVEVIKLHGNIELAPIVGLAEMIVDIVSTGRTLRENNLIEIADVMRSTTRLIANRVSQQLKAGIINPLVARLAGIVEEGGLEG encoded by the coding sequence TTGGTTGCTTCCAGGGAGATTTTAACCATTGCCCTGCCCAAGGGCACTTTATATAAACCAACACTAAAACTCTTGGAAAAAGCAGGTTTTAACTGTAACGAATTGCGTAAAGATTCCCGGCAATTAGTTTTTACTGAAGAAGAAGACGGGGTTCGATATATCATTTGCCGTCCCACTGACATCCCGACTTTTGTGGAATACGGGGCTGCCGACCTGGGCTTGGTAGGCAAGGATACTATTGTCGAACAGCGTAAAGATGTTTATGAACTTTTAGACCTAAAATACGGTTTTTGCCGGTTTGTAGTGGCGGTGCCTAAAGGTAGAGAAAATCTTAATTTAGAATCTCGCAACCATGCCCGGGTAGCAACTAAATTTCCCCGGGTAGCAGAAGAGTATTTCCGCGGGCAGGGTCTGCAGGTTGAAGTGATAAAATTGCATGGAAATATTGAGCTGGCCCCTATAGTGGGCCTGGCCGAAATGATCGTAGACATAGTATCTACCGGCCGGACATTAAGAGAAAATAATTTAATTGAGATAGCTGATGTAATGCGTTCCACCACCAGATTGATTGCCAACCGGGTCAGTCAGCAGTTAAAAGCGGGAATAATTAACCCGCTTGTGGCGCGTCTGGCCGGTATTGTAGAGGAAGGAGGTCTGGAAGGTTGA
- a CDS encoding DUF3794 domain-containing protein, which yields MTCSNHERFVSSGTAKVLCEMDCEIHPSMSRIIDERFDVNITDCTVFADKAMFRGIVEVSLIYKHPHLKKKREDTNRDLTQKEDCSSPEDKKDNEDKKTKKKDRYNWYNRVRNIHGIIHYYEETIEFTGIIEVPGAKPGDNYHVEKVEVKEYEAFKPTKKDHNNLITAGKQIFIINVELKITRNVDIYTQQLIFVQKRR from the coding sequence GTGACTTGCAGTAATCATGAACGTTTTGTTAGCAGTGGTACGGCAAAGGTATTATGTGAGATGGATTGTGAAATACATCCTTCTATGTCAAGGATTATAGATGAAAGATTTGACGTTAACATCACAGATTGTACAGTATTTGCAGATAAAGCTATGTTTAGAGGTATAGTAGAAGTAAGCCTTATATATAAGCATCCCCATCTTAAAAAGAAAAGGGAAGATACAAATAGGGACTTAACCCAGAAGGAAGACTGCTCTTCCCCGGAGGATAAAAAAGATAATGAAGATAAAAAAACTAAGAAAAAAGACCGGTATAACTGGTATAATAGGGTTAGAAATATTCATGGTATTATTCACTACTATGAAGAAACTATAGAGTTTACGGGAATTATAGAAGTTCCGGGAGCTAAACCCGGTGACAATTACCATGTGGAAAAGGTAGAAGTTAAGGAATATGAAGCCTTCAAACCTACAAAGAAGGATCACAATAACCTGATAACAGCGGGTAAACAAATATTTATCATTAATGTTGAACTTAAAATTACCAGAAATGTAGACATTTATACTCAGCAACTAATTTTTGTACAAAAAAGAAGGTAA
- the hisIE gene encoding bifunctional phosphoribosyl-AMP cyclohydrolase/phosphoribosyl-ATP diphosphatase HisIE, which translates to MQLLDTTKLKYDRAGLIPAIVQDYATKEVLMVAYMNQEAVEKTLSTMETWFWSRSRQEFWHKGETSGNVQKVREIYYDCDKDTLLVLVEQKGAACHEGYYSCFHYRINPDRTIETVGQQQFDPDEVYGKAKAKQEQQVQLSEKAGPDILEELYRVILDRKEKRPEGSYTTYLLEQGLDKILKKVGEESAEVIIGAKNKDKQEIIRETGDLIYHLLVLMAEQDVLPGEIFAELKKRRK; encoded by the coding sequence ATGCAGCTGTTAGATACAACTAAACTAAAATATGACCGGGCAGGTTTAATACCGGCTATTGTGCAGGATTATGCAACGAAAGAGGTTTTAATGGTTGCCTATATGAATCAGGAAGCGGTGGAGAAAACCCTTTCTACTATGGAGACATGGTTTTGGAGCCGCAGCCGGCAGGAATTTTGGCATAAGGGTGAAACATCGGGAAACGTTCAAAAGGTTAGAGAAATATATTACGATTGCGACAAGGATACCTTATTGGTGCTGGTTGAGCAAAAGGGAGCAGCCTGCCACGAAGGCTATTACAGCTGTTTCCATTACCGCATTAACCCGGACCGCACTATAGAAACAGTGGGACAGCAGCAGTTTGACCCGGATGAGGTTTACGGGAAAGCCAAAGCTAAGCAGGAGCAGCAGGTTCAGTTGTCGGAGAAAGCCGGACCGGATATTCTGGAAGAGCTGTACCGGGTAATCCTGGATCGTAAGGAAAAGCGCCCTGAAGGCTCTTACACAACCTATCTTTTAGAACAGGGTTTGGATAAAATTCTAAAGAAGGTGGGCGAAGAGTCCGCCGAGGTAATTATTGGTGCGAAAAACAAGGATAAGCAGGAAATAATCCGCGAAACCGGTGATTTAATTTATCATTTACTGGTACTTATGGCGGAACAGGATGTTTTGCCGGGCGAGATTTTTGCTGAATTAAAGAAGCGTAGGAAATAA
- the hisF gene encoding imidazole glycerol phosphate synthase subunit HisF has protein sequence MLMKRIIPCLDVTGGRVVKGTNFVNLRDAGDPVELAAVYDREGADELVFLDITASHEGRKTTLDMVYRTAAEVFIPFSVGGGIGSVEDMRAMLSAGADKVSINTAAIKNPNLIAEGANKFGSQCIIVAIDARQVAPERWEVFTHGGRKPTGIDAVEWAQKAESLGAGEILLTSMDRDGTKDGYDVALTRAVSRAVKIPVIASGGVGNLEHIAEGLTSGEADAALAASIFHFREYSIRQAKEYLVKKDVPVRI, from the coding sequence ATGCTCATGAAAAGAATTATTCCCTGTCTGGATGTAACCGGAGGCAGGGTAGTTAAAGGAACAAACTTCGTGAATTTAAGAGATGCCGGCGACCCGGTGGAACTGGCGGCTGTCTATGACAGAGAAGGTGCGGATGAATTGGTGTTTCTGGACATTACTGCCTCCCACGAAGGACGTAAGACCACCCTGGATATGGTTTACCGCACCGCTGCCGAGGTATTTATTCCCTTCAGTGTGGGCGGGGGTATTGGTTCGGTGGAAGACATGCGGGCCATGCTGTCAGCCGGGGCAGATAAAGTGTCAATTAATACTGCGGCCATAAAAAACCCTAATCTGATAGCCGAAGGGGCTAACAAGTTCGGCAGTCAGTGTATAATAGTGGCCATTGATGCCCGGCAGGTTGCACCTGAACGCTGGGAGGTATTTACCCACGGGGGGCGTAAACCTACCGGCATAGATGCGGTGGAATGGGCTCAAAAAGCCGAATCCCTGGGAGCCGGGGAAATACTTTTAACCAGTATGGACCGGGACGGTACCAAGGACGGGTATGATGTGGCACTAACCCGGGCTGTTTCCCGGGCGGTAAAGATACCGGTAATTGCCTCCGGCGGGGTGGGAAACCTTGAGCATATTGCCGAAGGTTTAACTTCCGGAGAGGCCGATGCAGCCCTGGCGGCATCAATTTTTCACTTTAGGGAATATTCCATTCGTCAGGCAAAGGAATACCTGGTGAAAAAGGACGTACCGGTAAGGATTTAG
- the hisC gene encoding histidinol-phosphate transaminase, whose amino-acid sequence MKNFAIEKLVRKDLSQLTPYEPEVHPGVVKLDANENPFDMPEEVLRAINLKLNTGVFTRYPDPLAAELRQKLSGYTGVKPEEILVGSGSDELILNIIQILGPGAPIAVVTPTFSMYWVHSLVVGAKPLAVPRRQDFSVDIEELIRVTENQNCKAVFLCSPNNPTGNTTPPEDLAELLKRVNALVIVDEAYIEFGGETAVPLLQEYANLVILRTFSKAFGLAGLRTGYLLAAKEVVGQLLKVQQPFNLNNYSQIAAAAVMEHLPLFQSRINLIIEEREILFNELKKIPEVSAVYPSLANYIMFKTQKPADRVFKELLEKKILIRNLNSPQLPECLRISVGTPEENKLFLKGLREVLS is encoded by the coding sequence ATGAAGAATTTTGCTATTGAAAAACTGGTTAGAAAAGACCTGTCCCAATTAACTCCTTACGAGCCGGAAGTACACCCCGGTGTGGTAAAATTGGATGCCAACGAAAATCCCTTTGATATGCCGGAAGAGGTATTAAGAGCAATCAATCTCAAACTAAACACTGGAGTTTTTACCCGCTATCCGGACCCTTTAGCAGCTGAACTACGACAAAAACTATCCGGTTATACCGGGGTTAAGCCGGAGGAAATTCTGGTGGGCAGCGGGTCGGATGAGTTAATCCTGAATATTATTCAAATTCTGGGGCCGGGAGCCCCCATTGCCGTTGTCACGCCCACCTTTTCCATGTACTGGGTTCACAGCCTGGTAGTAGGGGCAAAGCCCCTCGCAGTACCCAGGCGGCAGGATTTCTCAGTAGACATAGAAGAATTAATTAGAGTTACAGAGAATCAAAACTGTAAGGCAGTATTCCTGTGCTCCCCCAACAATCCCACCGGCAACACCACCCCGCCGGAGGACCTGGCTGAACTTTTAAAAAGAGTCAACGCCCTGGTGATAGTGGACGAGGCCTACATAGAATTTGGCGGGGAAACAGCAGTACCGCTTTTGCAGGAGTATGCTAATCTTGTAATCCTAAGAACCTTTTCCAAAGCCTTCGGACTGGCCGGCCTAAGAACAGGTTACCTGCTCGCCGCTAAAGAGGTTGTCGGGCAACTTTTAAAAGTACAGCAGCCGTTTAACTTAAACAACTATTCCCAAATCGCAGCTGCTGCGGTAATGGAGCACCTGCCCCTGTTTCAAAGCCGGATTAATCTAATCATCGAAGAGCGGGAGATCTTATTTAACGAACTAAAGAAAATACCGGAAGTATCAGCAGTCTACCCCAGCCTGGCCAACTACATCATGTTTAAAACCCAAAAACCGGCAGACCGGGTTTTCAAAGAACTCCTGGAGAAGAAAATCTTAATTCGTAACCTGAATTCTCCGCAGCTGCCGGAATGCCTGCGCATATCAGTAGGAACCCCGGAGGAAAACAAATTGTTCTTAAAGGGATTGCGGGAAGTCTTAAGTTAA
- the hisB gene encoding imidazoleglycerol-phosphate dehydratase HisB, protein MQTRKAEINRQTAETNISLKLDLDGEGQYNIQTGIGFFDHMLNLWTKHGLFNLELKAEGDLEVDGHHTVEDIGICLGLALKEALGNKAGITRYGHTLVPMDEALILVALDLSGRGHLELSVELPSPKVGDFETELVEEFLRALAINGGITLHVRQLSGRNTHHIIEGIFKALGRALRMAVEPDNRAKGALPSTKGVL, encoded by the coding sequence ATGCAGACCAGAAAAGCAGAAATAAACCGCCAAACAGCGGAAACAAATATAAGCTTAAAATTAGACCTGGACGGTGAAGGTCAGTATAACATTCAGACCGGTATAGGCTTCTTTGATCATATGTTAAATCTCTGGACCAAACACGGCTTATTCAACCTGGAGCTTAAAGCAGAAGGCGATCTGGAAGTAGACGGCCACCACACAGTTGAAGACATCGGTATCTGCCTCGGCCTGGCTCTTAAAGAAGCCCTGGGAAATAAGGCGGGCATCACCCGCTACGGACATACCCTGGTCCCTATGGATGAGGCTTTAATCCTGGTAGCCTTAGACCTGAGCGGCCGCGGCCACCTGGAACTCTCCGTAGAACTACCCTCACCCAAGGTAGGAGACTTTGAAACCGAACTGGTAGAGGAATTCCTCCGCGCCCTGGCAATAAACGGCGGAATTACCCTGCATGTACGGCAGCTGTCCGGCAGAAACACACACCACATCATAGAAGGAATCTTCAAAGCCCTGGGCCGGGCCTTAAGAATGGCAGTAGAACCGGATAACCGGGCTAAAGGAGCATTACCTTCAACAAAAGGTGTACTATAA
- the hisZ gene encoding ATP phosphoribosyltransferase regulatory subunit, translated as MSLKNHFGRVPPGVRDLLPGEARAKREIEEKFVALVRAWGYQEVNTPVYEYYENLLSRDSFQEDKMFKFLDRSGHVLALRPDMTRPIARLAATRLKEVPLPMRLFYTGHTFSYEEPQVGRQRESYQAGIEILGESSADADAETVVLATKALLNAGIRDFQVSLGHVGIFHGLMEDLGLSETQVEELKKAIGNKDFVKLRELLSNFKIPRENQNKVLKALNLRGGAEVLKEARELTESDKARRALKNMEEIFSVLQAYQVERYVTVDLGLLRELDYYTGLVFEGYSAALGFPLCGGGRYDKLVGKFGRELPATGFALGVEKVMLVLEREGVLGEEPSPDYLIMYSPEKRAEAAQKAGRLRAEGYTVVARVITSPVEVEIVGKETGAKQKNVIK; from the coding sequence TGGGGCTATCAAGAGGTAAACACCCCGGTTTATGAATATTATGAGAACCTGCTCAGCAGGGATAGTTTTCAGGAAGATAAAATGTTTAAATTTTTGGACAGAAGCGGGCATGTGCTGGCGCTGAGGCCGGATATGACCCGTCCCATTGCCCGGCTGGCAGCTACCCGGTTAAAGGAAGTTCCTTTGCCCATGCGCTTATTTTATACCGGTCACACTTTTAGCTATGAAGAACCGCAGGTAGGACGGCAAAGAGAATCTTACCAGGCAGGAATTGAGATCCTTGGGGAAAGCAGTGCGGACGCTGATGCGGAAACAGTGGTATTGGCTACTAAAGCTTTGTTAAACGCCGGGATCCGGGATTTTCAGGTTAGCCTCGGGCATGTGGGGATTTTTCACGGGTTGATGGAAGATTTGGGGCTTTCCGAAACTCAGGTTGAAGAGCTGAAAAAAGCAATTGGAAATAAGGATTTTGTCAAGCTGCGCGAACTGTTAAGTAATTTTAAAATACCCCGGGAGAATCAAAACAAGGTACTAAAAGCCTTAAACCTACGGGGTGGTGCAGAGGTTTTAAAAGAGGCCCGGGAGCTGACTGAAAGTGATAAAGCGCGCAGGGCACTTAAAAATATGGAAGAAATTTTTTCTGTACTTCAGGCTTATCAGGTGGAGCGGTATGTAACCGTAGATCTAGGTCTCCTGCGGGAACTGGATTATTATACGGGATTAGTCTTCGAAGGATATTCCGCGGCATTGGGTTTTCCCCTGTGCGGCGGTGGACGCTATGATAAGCTGGTGGGGAAATTCGGCCGGGAGCTTCCGGCAACCGGTTTCGCTTTAGGTGTAGAGAAGGTAATGCTGGTGTTGGAGCGGGAGGGAGTTCTGGGTGAAGAACCCTCACCCGACTACCTTATTATGTACAGCCCGGAAAAAAGAGCGGAGGCTGCCCAAAAGGCCGGGAGGCTGCGGGCCGAGGGTTATACGGTGGTAGCCAGAGTGATTACCTCTCCGGTGGAGGTTGAAATAGTTGGTAAGGAAACCGGAGCAAAACAGAAAAATGTGATAAAATAA
- the hisA gene encoding 1-(5-phosphoribosyl)-5-[(5-phosphoribosylamino)methylideneamino]imidazole-4-carboxamide isomerase gives MLIIPAIDLREGRCVRLVEGRLDRETVYSDDPVAMARSWQEQGARWLHVVDLDGAFAGVPKNLEVIKKIVAAVDIPVQVGGGIRNVEAIETLFNIGVTRVILGTVAIQKPELVKEVCSKFDEGIIVGIDGRNGKVAIEGWGVTVEKTTLELALEMKSFGVKRVLFTDIRRDGTLRGPNLEATGELARRSGLKVIASGGVSSLEDLRALKKLEADGVESAIMGKALYAGTVKLKDALMIAEGE, from the coding sequence ATGTTAATAATTCCGGCCATAGACCTGCGGGAAGGCAGATGCGTCCGCCTGGTGGAAGGACGCTTGGACCGGGAAACAGTGTATTCGGACGACCCGGTGGCCATGGCCCGTTCTTGGCAGGAGCAGGGAGCCAGGTGGCTGCACGTAGTGGATTTAGACGGTGCCTTTGCCGGGGTTCCGAAAAATCTGGAGGTTATCAAGAAGATTGTTGCAGCAGTGGACATTCCGGTGCAGGTGGGCGGTGGTATCAGAAATGTAGAGGCTATAGAAACACTCTTCAACATTGGGGTGACCCGTGTCATTCTAGGTACCGTTGCCATTCAAAAACCCGAACTGGTAAAGGAAGTCTGCAGCAAATTTGATGAAGGGATCATTGTTGGCATAGACGGCCGCAACGGAAAGGTTGCCATAGAGGGCTGGGGAGTTACCGTGGAGAAAACCACCCTTGAGCTGGCTTTGGAAATGAAGAGCTTCGGTGTAAAGAGGGTATTATTTACAGATATTCGCCGGGACGGGACTCTTCGGGGGCCAAACCTGGAGGCTACCGGAGAACTTGCCCGCCGTTCCGGTCTAAAAGTAATTGCCTCCGGCGGTGTTTCCAGTTTAGAAGACTTAAGGGCATTAAAGAAACTGGAAGCCGACGGTGTTGAATCTGCTATCATGGGTAAGGCTTTATACGCAGGTACGGTAAAATTAAAGGATGCTTTAATGATAGCAGAGGGAGAATAG